Proteins encoded within one genomic window of Prauserella marina:
- a CDS encoding WhiB family transcriptional regulator codes for MAETSRLPTPVAEFWEWQRNGNCRNLDSSVFFHPDGERGFARADRVARAKEVCRTCPVIVQCRHHALTVQEPFGVWGGLDESERRDAIARRKNMEPAPS; via the coding sequence ATGGCTGAGACGTCCCGCTTGCCGACTCCGGTCGCTGAGTTCTGGGAATGGCAGAGGAACGGCAATTGCCGCAATCTCGACAGTTCGGTGTTCTTCCACCCCGACGGCGAACGGGGTTTCGCGCGCGCGGACCGCGTGGCACGCGCGAAGGAGGTGTGCCGCACCTGCCCGGTGATCGTGCAGTGCCGCCACCACGCGTTGACCGTTCAGGAACCGTTCGGGGTCTGGGGCGGCCTGGACGAGTCCGAGCGAAGGGACGCGATCGCGCGGCGTAAGAACATGGAACCGGCGCCGAGCTGA
- a CDS encoding TIGR03557 family F420-dependent LLM class oxidoreductase, whose product MRFGYTLMTEQAGPADLVGHAAAAEAAGFDFEVMSDHFSPWLAEQGHAPYAWSVLGAVTQVTTSVELMTYVTCPLLRYHPAVVAQKAATIQLLSGDRFLLGLGAGENLNEHIVGGGWPPVNVRHEMLSEALQIIDGLFAGGYTNFAGKHYRVDSAKLWDLPRRRTPIGVAVSGEQSVARFALASDALIAVEPNGELCRQWDAERAAIGEESSRKIGQLPVSWDIDERAAVRRAHEQFRWFAGGWKVNAELPGPSGFAGATQFVSPDDVADSIPCGADPDKVVAAARPFWEAGFTDLALVQIGGDRQEEFFAAAENELLPALRSASPEA is encoded by the coding sequence GTGCGATTCGGCTACACGTTGATGACGGAGCAGGCGGGCCCGGCCGATCTGGTCGGGCACGCCGCCGCCGCCGAGGCGGCGGGTTTCGATTTCGAAGTGATGAGCGACCATTTCTCGCCATGGCTCGCCGAGCAGGGACACGCCCCCTACGCGTGGAGCGTGCTCGGCGCGGTCACGCAGGTGACCACGTCGGTCGAGCTGATGACCTACGTGACCTGCCCGCTGCTGCGTTATCACCCCGCCGTGGTCGCGCAAAAGGCCGCGACAATCCAGTTGTTGTCCGGTGACCGGTTTCTGCTGGGGCTCGGCGCGGGCGAGAACCTCAACGAGCACATCGTCGGCGGCGGCTGGCCGCCGGTGAACGTCAGGCACGAAATGCTCAGCGAGGCATTGCAGATCATCGACGGCCTTTTCGCCGGTGGCTACACCAACTTCGCGGGCAAGCACTATCGCGTCGATTCGGCGAAGTTGTGGGATCTGCCGAGACGAAGGACTCCGATCGGCGTCGCGGTGTCGGGCGAGCAGTCCGTCGCGCGGTTCGCGCTGGCTTCCGACGCGCTCATCGCCGTGGAACCCAACGGCGAGCTGTGCAGGCAATGGGACGCCGAACGAGCGGCCATCGGTGAGGAATCCTCTCGCAAGATCGGGCAGTTGCCCGTTTCCTGGGACATCGACGAGCGGGCCGCCGTGCGCAGGGCACACGAACAGTTCCGCTGGTTCGCCGGTGGCTGGAAGGTGAACGCCGAGTTGCCGGGCCCCTCTGGGTTCGCGGGCGCGACTCAGTTCGTGAGTCCCGACGACGTCGCCGACTCGATCCCGTGTGGTGCCGACCCCGACAAAGTCGTCGCCGCGGCGCGGCCGTTCTGGGAGGCGGGATTCACCGATCTCGCGCTGGTCCAGATCGGCGGGGACCGGCAGGAGGAGTTCTTCGCCGCGGCGGAGAACGAGTTGCTGCCCGCGCTGCGGTCGGCCTCGCCGGAGGCGTGA
- the shbA gene encoding RNA polymerase sigma factor ShbA yields MESVTSTIAPPRVRPAELATDGADTADAARGETLSKSELDPVVHAAASGDPLAVSTLLTMITPVVTRYCRARLGRRDLCYVSADDVAQETCVAVLKALPSYQDRGGSFLFLVHAIASNKVSDAFRLVSRDRSDPTPDVPESDTMDNEPERLALNTDLGQRLSNLLGHLPSTQREIVVLRIVVGLSATETAEALGLSSANVRTSQHRALSRLRTLIDRESEYVA; encoded by the coding sequence ATGGAAAGCGTCACCTCTACCATCGCCCCTCCGCGCGTCCGGCCGGCCGAGCTTGCCACCGACGGCGCGGACACAGCCGACGCGGCACGGGGTGAAACACTCTCGAAATCGGAACTCGATCCGGTCGTCCACGCGGCGGCATCCGGCGATCCGCTCGCCGTCTCGACACTGCTCACGATGATCACACCGGTGGTGACGCGGTACTGCAGAGCACGGCTCGGCCGACGCGACCTCTGCTACGTCTCGGCCGACGATGTCGCGCAGGAAACCTGTGTCGCCGTGTTGAAAGCACTGCCCAGCTACCAGGACCGCGGTGGGTCATTCCTCTTTCTCGTACACGCCATCGCGTCGAACAAGGTCTCCGACGCGTTCCGGCTCGTGTCCCGCGACCGCTCCGATCCCACCCCCGACGTGCCCGAATCGGACACGATGGACAACGAGCCCGAACGGCTGGCGCTCAACACGGACCTGGGGCAGCGACTGAGCAACCTGCTCGGACATCTTCCCAGCACCCAGCGGGAAATCGTCGTTCTGCGCATCGTCGTCGGCCTTTCGGCCACCGAGACGGCCGAAGCTCTCGGCCTGTCCTCCGCCAATGTCCGGACGTCACAGCACCGTGCCCTCAGCCGTTTGCGAACGCTCATTGACAGAGAAAGCGAGTACGTCGCCTGA
- a CDS encoding DUF202 domain-containing protein — MTEGLQPERTGLAWQRTALAAGACALLLLHSAAREGWGVLTVPAALAGVSALVLAVAGTYRDRALRGSAEPPEAGAGLVAAVAVAVTATTTATLVTLML; from the coding sequence ATGACGGAAGGTCTTCAACCAGAGCGCACGGGACTCGCCTGGCAGCGCACGGCGCTGGCCGCTGGCGCCTGTGCCCTGCTGCTCCTGCACTCCGCCGCGAGGGAAGGCTGGGGCGTGCTCACGGTTCCCGCCGCGCTCGCCGGGGTCAGCGCGCTCGTGCTCGCCGTCGCCGGTACGTACCGGGACCGGGCGCTTCGCGGCTCAGCCGAACCGCCAGAGGCGGGCGCGGGCCTTGTCGCGGCGGTCGCCGTCGCCGTCACGGCTACCACGACCGCGACACTTGTCACCCTGATGCTGTAG
- a CDS encoding YidH family protein → MSTPRDDEPDYRFTLANERTFLAWIRTALGLVAGGVAVHQLVPGLSTSAARTGLAVLCLSLAAILALTSFPRWRRVQTAMRRGDPLPRSPLLIVLTVGILLITVFAGVLVISG, encoded by the coding sequence ATGAGCACCCCACGCGACGACGAACCGGACTACCGGTTCACCCTGGCCAACGAACGGACGTTTCTCGCCTGGATCAGAACGGCGCTCGGACTCGTCGCCGGTGGCGTCGCCGTCCATCAGCTCGTGCCGGGGCTGTCCACGTCGGCCGCGAGAACCGGGCTCGCCGTGCTGTGCCTCTCGCTCGCGGCGATCCTCGCGCTGACGAGCTTCCCCCGCTGGCGCCGGGTCCAGACCGCCATGCGGCGCGGGGACCCGCTTCCGCGCAGCCCACTGCTGATCGTGCTCACCGTGGGGATACTGCTCATCACCGTCTTCGCGGGCGTGCTGGTGATCAGCGGATGA
- a CDS encoding GtrA family protein — translation MTAAPVSGPRSPARNRELGRDAFWYVTAGCLTTITQALLYLLLREPVGAHVANLATIAVTTVANTEFHRRITFAGAVDAPARRHIQTVATFAFYALAGTGALMLVQATVAVPSPVLESLALVATSLAGGAVRFVLLRSWVFVRRVKMAS, via the coding sequence ATGACGGCAGCGCCGGTATCCGGCCCCCGGTCACCGGCCAGGAACCGGGAACTGGGCAGGGACGCCTTCTGGTACGTCACGGCGGGCTGCCTCACCACGATCACCCAGGCGCTGCTGTACCTGCTGCTGCGGGAACCGGTGGGCGCCCACGTAGCCAACCTGGCCACGATCGCGGTCACGACGGTCGCCAACACGGAATTCCACCGCCGGATCACCTTCGCCGGCGCGGTCGACGCGCCGGCGAGGCGGCACATCCAGACCGTCGCGACCTTCGCCTTCTACGCGCTGGCCGGAACGGGAGCCCTCATGCTGGTGCAGGCGACCGTGGCCGTCCCGTCGCCGGTGCTGGAATCGCTGGCGCTGGTGGCAACGAGTCTCGCGGGCGGCGCGGTCCGGTTCGTGCTCCTGAGGTCGTGGGTTTTCGTCCGCCGCGTCAAGATGGCCTCGTGA
- a CDS encoding STAS domain-containing protein: MRSTEAPIPAERPGAPEGDQHGLRIESDTFPGGILVGRVTGEIDLLSAPDLAAWAESARTGSAHVVLDLDGVGFLGSAGLSVLAELSGAADRGELRLAVVATTRIVLRPLEMTGVLTRLSVFSSVTDAVAAVGATD; encoded by the coding sequence GTGCGAAGCACCGAGGCACCGATTCCGGCGGAACGACCCGGCGCTCCGGAAGGAGACCAGCACGGGTTGCGCATCGAGAGCGACACTTTTCCCGGCGGGATACTCGTCGGGAGGGTGACCGGCGAGATCGATCTGCTGTCAGCCCCTGATCTCGCCGCGTGGGCCGAATCGGCCCGCACCGGTTCGGCGCACGTCGTTCTCGATCTCGACGGTGTCGGTTTCCTCGGCTCCGCGGGGCTTTCCGTGCTCGCCGAGCTTTCCGGCGCCGCCGATCGCGGCGAGTTGCGCCTCGCCGTCGTGGCGACCACCAGGATCGTGCTGCGGCCACTGGAGATGACCGGGGTCCTCACGCGGCTTTCCGTTTTCTCCTCGGTCACCGACGCGGTCGCCGCCGTCGGCGCGACGGACTGA